In a genomic window of Tursiops truncatus isolate mTurTru1 chromosome 7, mTurTru1.mat.Y, whole genome shotgun sequence:
- the LOC109550551 gene encoding large ribosomal subunit protein eL15-like yields the protein MGAYKYIQELWRKKQSDVMRFLLRVRCWQYRQLSALHRALRPTRPDKVRRLGYKAKQGYVIYRVRVRRGSRKRPVPKGATYGKPIHHGVNQLKFARSLQSVDEERAGRHCGALRVLNSYWVGEDSTYKLFEVILIDPFHKAIRRNPDTQWTTKPVHKHREMRGLTSAGRKGRGLGKGHKFHHTIGGSRRAARRRRHTLQLHRYRSYKQCL from the coding sequence ATGGGCGCTTACAAGTACATCCAGGAGCTATGGAGGAAGAAGCAGTCGGACGTGATGCGCTTTCTGCTCAGGGTGCGCTGCTGGCAGTACCGCCAGCTCTCGGCGCTGCACCGGGCCCTGCGCCCCACCCGGCCCGACAAGGTGCGCAGGCTGGGCTACAAGGCCAAGCAAGGTTATGTGATATATCGCGTTCGCGTGCGCCGCGGAAGCCGCAAACGCCCGGTCCCGAAGGGCGCCACCTACGGCAAGCCCATCCACCATGGCGTCAACCAGCTCAAGTTTGCCCGGAGCCTTCAGTCTGTTGACGAGGAGCGAGCGGGACGCCACTGTGGGGCCCTGAGGGTCCTGAATTCTTACTGGGTGGGTGAAGATTCTACGTACAAACTTTTTGAGGTTATCCTCATTGATCCCTTCCATAAAGCTATCAGAAGAAACCCTGACACCCAGTGGACCACCAAACCAGTCCACAAGCACAGGGAGATGCGGGGGCTGACGTCTGCAGGCAGGAAGGGCCGCGGCCTCGGCAAGGGCCACAAGTTCCACCACACGATCGGTGGTTCTCGCCGCGCAGCCCGGAGAAGGCGCCATACTCTCCAGCTCCACCGCTACCGCTCATATAAGCAATGTTTGTAA